A DNA window from Buttiauxella agrestis contains the following coding sequences:
- a CDS encoding MltR family transcriptional regulator, with translation MEETQAFENRVLERLNAGKTVRSLLIAAVELLTEAVNILVLQVFRKDDYAVKYAVEPLLDGDGPLGDLSVRLKLIYGLGVLNRVEYEDCELLMALREELNHDGSEYNFTDDEMLGPFGELHCVSALPPTPKFVDGSDPELFAMQKQRYQQIVRSTMVLSLTELISRISLKKAFQK, from the coding sequence ATGGAAGAAACCCAGGCCTTTGAAAACCGTGTGCTTGAGCGTCTTAATGCCGGGAAAACCGTACGTAGCCTGCTGATTGCCGCTGTCGAACTTCTTACCGAAGCGGTGAATATTCTGGTGTTGCAGGTCTTCCGTAAAGACGATTATGCAGTGAAATACGCGGTTGAACCGTTATTGGATGGCGATGGCCCGTTAGGGGATCTTTCCGTGCGTCTCAAACTTATCTACGGACTTGGCGTACTCAATCGCGTCGAGTACGAAGATTGTGAGTTGCTAATGGCACTGCGAGAAGAGTTGAATCACGACGGTAGCGAATATAATTTTACCGATGATGAAATGCTCGGCCCATTCGGTGAATTGCATTGTGTTTCAGCCCTGCCGCCAACGCCAAAGTTTGTGGATGGCAGCGATCCTGAGCTGTTTGCTATGCAAAAACAGCGTTACCAGCAAATCGTTCGTTCGACGATGGTGCTCTCTTTGACCGAGCTGATCTCGCGGATCAGCTTAAAAAAAGCCTTCCAGAAGTAA
- a CDS encoding YibL family ribosome-associated protein, whose product MKEIEKAEIKRLSDRLDLIRHEMPELHLINDAEKYAEMEKEKAKLEIEIVRLQAVRNQKLSKEAQKLMALPYKRPITKKEQANMGALKKAVRGLVIVHPMTALGREMGLEEMTGFSQTEF is encoded by the coding sequence ATGAAAGAAATCGAAAAAGCAGAAATCAAACGTCTTAGCGATCGCCTCGATCTTATCCGTCACGAGATGCCAGAGCTGCATCTGATCAACGATGCTGAAAAGTACGCTGAGATGGAAAAAGAGAAAGCGAAGCTGGAAATTGAGATCGTGCGCCTGCAAGCGGTGCGCAACCAGAAGCTGAGCAAAGAAGCACAAAAACTGATGGCACTGCCGTACAAACGTCCAATCACCAAGAAAGAACAAGCCAACATGGGCGCTCTGAAAAAAGCGGTACGCGGCCTGGTTATCGTCCATCCAATGACGGCGTTAGGCCGTGAGATGGGTCTCGAAGAAATGACAGGTTTTTCTCAGACTGAGTTTTAA